A genomic region of Manihot esculenta cultivar AM560-2 chromosome 15, M.esculenta_v8, whole genome shotgun sequence contains the following coding sequences:
- the LOC110601143 gene encoding protochlorophyllide-dependent translocon component 52, chloroplastic-like isoform X2, whose protein sequence is MKTIRTSSIPSFAHIPTSLDTTQFTQPEILNFQFNKLPTSSFSRIQRNVSNFKLFTTISSPSSVSTESFEPPEPEFEAATSGEKFDWYSQWYPVMPVCDLDKRVPHAKKVMGLDVVVWWDRNESAWKVFDDKCPHRLAPLSEGRIDQWGRLQCVYHGWCFNGSGDCKLIPQAPPDGPPVHKFKKACVAVYPSTVHHDIVWFWPNTDPQYKDIITKKKPPSIPALEDPPFTKLMGSRDFPYGYDVLIENLMDPAHVAYAHYGIISTRKPQVMVDREGGRPIDMSVKKLDKDGYIGKMDWGCSKFIAPCIFYAYADPVADQVYGTVSSSQSRKNFFDQQLSTHQRTALIFICIPVCPGNSRLIWSFPRNFGVWTDKIIPRWMCHVIQNLILDSDLYLVHVQERKIMDVGPANWQKACFVPTKSDALVVGFRRWLNKYAGGQVDWRGKYSGALPPTPRREQLMDRYWSHVVNCRSCSSAHKCLSAIEVILPVISLVSIGIVAAAKQGAISAAARSTVVALAVVCFAASRWLSHFIYKTFHYHDYNHALH, encoded by the exons ATGAAAACTATTAGAACCTCCTCTATTCCCTCATTTGCTCACATCCCAACTTCATTAGACACAACCCAATTTACCCAACCCGAAATCTTGAATTTCCAGTTTAATAAGTTACCAACTTCATCTTTCTCAAGAATTCAGAGAAATGTATCAAACTTCAAGCTTTTCACCACTATATCATCTCCATCCTCTGTTTCAACAGAATCCTTTGAACCGCCTGAGCCAGAGTTTGAAGCTGCTACCAGTGGAGAGAAGTTTGACTGGTATTCTCAGTGGTATCCAGTTATGCCAGTTTGTGATCTGGACAAAAGGGTGCCACATGCAAAGAAGGTCATGGGTCTTGATGTCGTGGTTTGGTGGGATAGGAATGAGAGTGCCTGGAAGGTATTTGATGATAAGTGTCCTCATAGATTGGCCCCATTATCCGAGGGAAGGATTGATCAGTGGGGGAGGTTGCAGTGTGTTTACCATGGTTGGTGCTTCAATGGCTCTGGAGACTGCAAGCTCATCCCTCAAGCACCTCCAGATGGTCCTCCT GTACACAAATTCAAGAAAGCATGTGTAGCAGTTTATCCGAGTACAGTGCATCATGATATTGTGTGGTTTTGGCCTAACACTGATCCTCAATACAAAGATATTATTACGAAGAAAAAACCTCCCTCTATCCCAGCGTTGGAAGATCCACCGTTTACGAAGTTAATGGGAAGTAGAGATTTTCCTTATGG GTATGATGTCTTGATTGAAAATCTTATGGATCCTGCTCATGTCGCCTATGCACATTATGGAATAATTTCAACAAGAAAACCCCAAG TGATGGTTGATAGAGAAGGAGGAAGACCCATTGATATGAGTGTCAAGAAACTAGACAAAGATGGTTATATTGGAAAGATGGATTGGGGATGTAGTAAATTTATAGCACCATGTATATTTTATGCTTATGCTGATCCTGTGGCAGATCAAGTTTATGGAACTGTATCTTCATCTCAATCCAGAAAG AATTTCTTTGATCAGCAACTGTCAACGCATCAGAGGAcggctttaatttttatttgcatCCCAGTTTGTCCAGGCAATAGCAGATTGATATGGTCCTTTCCAAGAAACTTTGGAGTTTGGACTGATAAAATCATTCCACGATGGATGTGCCATGTTATACAAAACCTGATTCTGGATTCAGATCTGTATCTTGTTCATGTTCAG GAGCGTAAGATCATGGATGTTGGCCCTGCGAATTGGCAAAAGGCTTGTTTTGTGCCGACCAAGTCAGATGCCCTTGTGGTTGGTTTCAGAAGGTGGTTGAACAAGTATGCTGGTGGTCAAGTTGATTGGAGAGGGAAGTATAGTGGGGCTCTTCCACCAACTCCTCGTAGAGAACAGCTGATGGACAG GTACTGGTCCCATGTTGTAAACTGTCGCAGCTGCAGTTCTGCACATAAATGTCTGAGTGCTATTGAGGTCATTCTGCCGGTAATTTCCCTAGTTTCAATCGGTATTGTTGCTGCAGCCAAACAAGGTGCCATCTCAGCAGCTGCTAGATCTACAGTGGTTGCACTGGCAGTAGTATGCTTTGCAGCTTCAAGATGGTTGAGTCACTTCATTTACAAAACCTTCCATTACCATGACTATAATCATGCCCTTCACTGA
- the LOC110601143 gene encoding protochlorophyllide-dependent translocon component 52, chloroplastic-like isoform X3 yields MKTIRTSSIPSFAHIPTSLDTTQFTQPEILNFQFNKLPTSSFSRIQRNVSNFKLFTTISSPSSVSTESFEPPEPEFEAATSGEKFDWYSQWYPVMPVCDLDKRVPHAKKVMGLDVVVWWDRNESAWKVFDDKCPHRLAPLSEGRIDQWGRLQCVYHGWCFNGSGDCKLIPQAPPDGPPVHTFKKACIAVYPSTVHHDIVWFWPNTDPQYKDIITKKKPPSIPAWEDPSFTKIMGNRDIPYGYDVLIENLMDPAHVAYAHYGIISTRKPQVMVDREGGRPIDMSVKKLDKDGYIGKMDWGSSKFIAPCIFYYHADPVADQVYGTVSSSQSKRNFFDQQLSTHQRTALIFICIPVSPGNSRLIWAFPRNFGVWIDKIIPRWMSHVGQNLILDSDLYLVHVQERKIMDVGPANWQKTCFVLTKSDALVVGFRRWLNKYAGGQVDWRGKYSGALPPTPPREQLMDRYWSHVVNCRSCNSAHKGLSAFEVILQVISLVSIGIVAAAKQGAIPAAARTTVVALAVVCFAASRWLSHFTYKTFHYHDYNHALR; encoded by the exons ATGAAAACTATTAGAACCTCCTCTATTCCCTCATTTGCTCACATCCCAACTTCATTAGACACAACCCAATTTACCCAACCCGAAATCTTGAATTTCCAGTTTAATAAGTTACCAACTTCATCTTTCTCAAGAATTCAGAGAAATGTATCAAACTTCAAGCTTTTCACCACTATATCATCTCCATCCTCTGTTTCAACAGAATCCTTTGAACCGCCTGAGCCAGAGTTTGAAGCTGCTACCAGTGGAGAGAAGTTTGACTGGTATTCTCAGTGGTATCCAGTTATGCCAGTTTGTGATCTGGACAAAAGGGTGCCACATGCAAAGAAGGTCATGGGTCTTGATGTCGTGGTTTGGTGGGATAGGAATGAGAGTGCCTGGAAGGTATTTGATGATAAGTGTCCTCATAGATTGGCCCCATTATCCGAGGGAAGGATTGATCAGTGGGGGAGGTTGCAGTGTGTTTACCATGGTTGGTGCTTCAATGGCTCTGGAGACTGCAAGCTCATCCCTCAAGCACCTCCAGATGGTCCTCCT GTTCACACATTCAAGAAAGCATGTATAGCAGTTTATCCGAGTACAGTGCATCATGATATTGTGTGGTTTTGGCCTAACACTGATCCTCAATACAAAGATATTATTACGAAGAAAAAACCTCCCTCTATCCCAGCGTGGGAAGATCCATCATTTACAAAGATAATGGGAAACAGAGATATTCCTTATGG GTATGATGTCTTGATTGAAAATCTTATGGATCCTGCTCATGTCGCCTATGCACATTATGGAATAATTTCAACAAGAAAACCCCAAG TGATGGTTGATAGAGAAGGAGGAAGACCCATTGATATGAGTGTCAAGAAACTAGACAAAGATGGTTACATTGGAAAGATGGATTGGGGCAGTAGTAAATTTATAGCACCATGCatattttattatcatgctGATCCTGTGGCAGATCAAGTTTATGGAACTGTATCTTCATCTCAATCTAAAAGG AATTTCTTTGATCAGCAACTGTCAACGCATCAGAGGAcggctttaatttttatttgcatCCCAGTTAGTCCAGGCAATAGCAGATTGATATGGGCCTTTCCAAGAAACTTTGGAGTTTGGATTGATAAAATCATTCCCCGATGGATGTCTCATGTTGGACAAAACCTGATTCTGGATTCAGATTTGTATCTTGTTCATGTGCAG GAGCGTAAGATCATGGATGTTGGCCCTGCCAATTGGCAAAAGACCTGTTTTGTGCTAACCAAGTCAGATGCCCTTGTGGTTGGTTTCAGAAGATGGTTGAACAAGTATGCTGGTGGTCAAGTTGATTGGAGAGGGAAGTACAGTGGGGCTCTTCCACCAACTCCTCCTAGAGAACAGCTGATGGACAG GTACTGGTCCCATGTGGTAAACTGTCGCAGCTGCAATTCTGCACATAAAGGTCTGAGTGCTTTTGAGGTCATTCTGCAGGTAATTTCCCTAGTTTCAATCGGTATTGTTGCTGCAGCCAAACAAGGTGCCATCCCAGCAGCTGCTAGAACTACAGTGGTTGCACTGGCAGTAGTATGCTTTGCAGCTTCAAGATGGTTGAGTCACTTTACTTACAAAACCTTCCATTACCATGACTATAATCACGCCCTTCGCTGA
- the LOC110601143 gene encoding protochlorophyllide-dependent translocon component 52, chloroplastic-like isoform X1: MQTIGTSSFPSFDHIPTSLDTTQFTQPKILNFQFNKLPTSSFSRIQGNVSNFKLFTTTSSPSSVSTESFEPPEPAFEAATNGEKFDWYSQWYPVVPVCDLDKRVPHAKKVMGLDVVVWWDRNESAWKVFDDTCPHRLAPLSEGRIDQWGRLQCVYHGWCFNGFGDCKLIPQAPPDGPPVHKFKKACVAVYPSTVHHDIVWFWPNTDPQYKDIITKKKPPSIPALEDPPFTKLMGSRDFPYGYDVLIENLMDPAHVAYAHYGIISTRKPQVMVDREGGRPIDMSVKKLDKDGYIGKMDWGCSKFIAPCIFYAYADPVADQVYGTVSSSQSRKNFFDQQLSTHQRTALIFICIPVCPGNSRLIWSFPRNFGVWTDKIIPRWMCHVIQNLILDSDLYLVHVQERKIMDVGPANWQKACFVPTKSDALVVGFRRWLNKYAGGQVDWRGKYSGALPPTPRREQLMDRYWSHVVNCRSCSSAHKCLSAIEVILPVISLVSIGIVAAAKQGAISAAARSTVVALAVVCFAASRWLSHFIYKTFHYHDYNHALH; this comes from the exons ATGCAAACTATTGGAACCTCCTCTTTTCCATCATTTGATCACATCCCAACTTCATTAGACACAACCCAATTTACCCAACCCAAAATCTTGAATTTCCAATTTAATAAGTTACCAACTTCATCTTTCTCAAGAATTCAGGGAAACGTATCAAATTTCAAGCTTTTCACCACTACATCATCTCCATCCTCTGTTTCAACAGAATCCTTTGAACCGCCTGAGCCAGCGTTTGAAGCTGCTACCAATGGAGAGAAGTTTGACTGGTATTCTCAGTGGTATCCAGTAGTGCCAGTTTGTGATCTGGACAAAAGGGTGCCACATGCAAAGAAGGTGATGGGTCTTGATGTCGTGGTTTGGTGGGATAGGAATGAGAGTGCCTGGAAGGTATTTGATGATACGTGTCCTCATAGATTGGCCCCGTTATCCGAGGGAAGGATTGATCAGTGGGGGAGATTGCAGTGTGTTTACCATGGTTGGTGCTTTAATGGTTTTGGAGACTGCAAGCTCATCCCTCAAGCACCTCCAGATGGTCCTCCT GTACACAAATTCAAGAAAGCATGTGTAGCAGTTTATCCGAGTACAGTGCATCATGATATTGTGTGGTTTTGGCCTAACACTGATCCTCAATACAAAGATATTATTACGAAGAAAAAACCTCCCTCTATCCCAGCGTTGGAAGATCCACCGTTTACGAAGTTAATGGGAAGTAGAGATTTTCCTTATGG GTATGATGTCTTGATTGAAAATCTTATGGATCCTGCTCATGTCGCCTATGCACATTATGGAATAATTTCAACAAGAAAACCCCAAG TGATGGTTGATAGAGAAGGAGGAAGACCCATTGATATGAGTGTCAAGAAACTAGACAAAGATGGTTATATTGGAAAGATGGATTGGGGATGTAGTAAATTTATAGCACCATGTATATTTTATGCTTATGCTGATCCTGTGGCAGATCAAGTTTATGGAACTGTATCTTCATCTCAATCCAGAAAG AATTTCTTTGATCAGCAACTGTCAACGCATCAGAGGAcggctttaatttttatttgcatCCCAGTTTGTCCAGGCAATAGCAGATTGATATGGTCCTTTCCAAGAAACTTTGGAGTTTGGACTGATAAAATCATTCCACGATGGATGTGCCATGTTATACAAAACCTGATTCTGGATTCAGATCTGTATCTTGTTCATGTTCAG GAGCGTAAGATCATGGATGTTGGCCCTGCGAATTGGCAAAAGGCTTGTTTTGTGCCGACCAAGTCAGATGCCCTTGTGGTTGGTTTCAGAAGGTGGTTGAACAAGTATGCTGGTGGTCAAGTTGATTGGAGAGGGAAGTATAGTGGGGCTCTTCCACCAACTCCTCGTAGAGAACAGCTGATGGACAG GTACTGGTCCCATGTTGTAAACTGTCGCAGCTGCAGTTCTGCACATAAATGTCTGAGTGCTATTGAGGTCATTCTGCCGGTAATTTCCCTAGTTTCAATCGGTATTGTTGCTGCAGCCAAACAAGGTGCCATCTCAGCAGCTGCTAGATCTACAGTGGTTGCACTGGCAGTAGTATGCTTTGCAGCTTCAAGATGGTTGAGTCACTTCATTTACAAAACCTTCCATTACCATGACTATAATCATGCCCTTCACTGA